A part of Paenibacillus sp. 481 genomic DNA contains:
- a CDS encoding glycosyltransferase: protein MFPLVSIIIPFYNDPFIEQALSSAVQQNYPNIEIVVVDDGSTMHVDKMAPYRDRIHYLGKANGGTASALNHGIKHSAGQYVVWLSSDDLFYPHKITNQLHHMLERNALISHTNFDYINAFGQVTQQRAALLFNSAVDFYQGFFKYNPINGCTVMMRRDLFYHVGYFNEALPYTHDLDFWYRIMLAGFEVHFVNEPLTAYRWHSAMGTMRYRPAINEELKETNRHYHPLMRDFIARLGR from the coding sequence ATGTTCCCCCTTGTTTCGATAATCATTCCCTTTTATAACGACCCCTTTATTGAACAGGCGCTGTCCAGCGCTGTCCAGCAAAATTACCCCAACATTGAAATCGTCGTCGTGGACGACGGATCAACGATGCATGTCGACAAAATGGCTCCCTATCGCGACCGCATTCATTATTTAGGAAAAGCAAATGGCGGTACAGCCAGCGCACTCAATCACGGTATCAAGCACTCTGCGGGGCAATATGTGGTATGGCTTAGCTCCGATGATCTGTTCTACCCACACAAAATTACGAATCAACTCCATCATATGCTGGAGCGGAATGCTTTAATTAGTCATACGAATTTCGATTACATTAATGCCTTCGGACAAGTAACGCAGCAGCGTGCTGCACTGCTGTTCAATTCGGCAGTTGATTTTTATCAAGGCTTCTTTAAATACAACCCGATCAACGGCTGTACCGTCATGATGAGACGCGATTTGTTCTATCATGTAGGTTATTTTAATGAAGCACTGCCTTATACCCATGATCTTGATTTTTGGTATCGAATTATGTTGGCGGGCTTTGAAGTCCATTTTGTCAACGAGCCGTTGACTGCCTACCGTTGGCATAGCGCTATGGGGACGATGAGGTATCGTCCGGCGATCAATGAAGAATTGAAGGAGACGAACAGGCATTATCATCCGTTAATGCGCGATTTTATTGCAAGATTAGGCCGCTAG
- a CDS encoding NAD-dependent epimerase/dehydratase family protein has translation MKGGTLLITGATGFTGRHAARHFVEAGLQVVALTRREDEALSQLGVQVVVCDLLSATDVERVINHIQPHYALHLAGMNAVPDSWSDPVLAFQINVVATLHLLNALRVVPQCRILIATSKLKAPVHPSFIPPHPYAFSKSLQEVVALGWSNLFQQDICLVEPSNLVGPGASNGLCGLLGRYTVQCERRASGADIADATGSRGAIKPFYLSSRSALRDFLDVRDAVAAYEMVFEHGIRGNTYVVESRVKRSLGSVAELFIRSALVSIQVEIGNEQEQIVITPPMEEEDRATPHAWGWKPLRSFEHSVSDILNYYRHEWR, from the coding sequence ATGAAAGGGGGCACGCTGCTCATTACTGGGGCAACCGGATTCACGGGGCGGCACGCTGCCCGTCATTTTGTGGAAGCCGGATTACAAGTCGTAGCGCTCACGCGGCGTGAAGACGAGGCGCTATCCCAACTCGGTGTGCAAGTCGTCGTGTGCGACTTGTTGAGCGCAACTGATGTGGAACGGGTCATCAACCATATTCAGCCTCACTACGCCCTACACCTCGCCGGAATGAATGCCGTACCCGATTCTTGGTCTGATCCCGTACTTGCGTTTCAAATCAACGTCGTAGCTACGCTTCATTTGCTGAATGCGTTGCGAGTCGTTCCCCAATGTCGAATCTTGATTGCGACATCGAAGCTAAAAGCGCCAGTACATCCCTCTTTTATACCACCGCACCCTTATGCGTTCAGTAAATCCCTTCAAGAAGTAGTTGCACTTGGCTGGTCGAATTTATTTCAGCAGGACATTTGCCTCGTTGAACCTTCCAATCTTGTCGGACCCGGTGCTTCGAACGGGTTGTGTGGATTGTTGGGGCGATATACGGTGCAATGTGAACGAAGAGCGTCGGGAGCAGACATAGCAGACGCAACAGGCTCAAGGGGTGCGATAAAACCATTTTACTTGTCATCCCGCTCAGCGTTGCGAGATTTTTTGGATGTACGTGATGCGGTTGCTGCGTATGAAATGGTGTTTGAACATGGCATCAGGGGGAATACGTACGTAGTAGAAAGTAGAGTGAAGCGATCACTGGGTAGTGTCGCGGAACTATTTATACGGAGTGCATTAGTGTCGATACAGGTGGAAATAGGGAACGAACAAGAACAAATCGTTATTACTCCCCCTATGGAAGAGGAAGATCGGGCAACACCTCATGCGTGGGGGTGGAAGCCGCTCCGGTCCTTTGAGCACTCCGTTTCTGATATTTTGAACTACTATCGTCATGAATGGAGGTGA
- a CDS encoding SDR family oxidoreductase, which produces MKLLVIGGNGMAGHMLVQYFKEQPEFSLFYTSRDAEDEYGLLLDVTDIEQVDRLVMAVRPHVIINAVGILNQAAESKPIEAYQVNGLLPHRLRQIADRIGARVIHISTDCVFSGSHGSYIEADEVDGTSMYAVTKALGELRDGTAHVTIRTSIIGPEIRKQGIGLLNWFLQQQGVVQGYRHVWWNGVTTLELAKAIHYYVNRPVGGLLHLAHPKPINKHDLLMLMQQAFRKEDVTIEPSNEPVLDRTLVNTRSDADYPVPPYRTMLAELAERMRQR; this is translated from the coding sequence ATGAAATTGCTTGTCATCGGTGGAAACGGGATGGCAGGTCATATGCTTGTTCAGTACTTTAAGGAGCAGCCAGAATTTAGTTTGTTCTATACGAGTCGTGATGCGGAGGACGAATATGGCTTGCTGCTTGACGTAACAGACATCGAGCAAGTAGATCGGCTCGTAATGGCAGTTCGACCGCATGTCATTATTAATGCGGTCGGCATTTTGAATCAAGCGGCAGAGAGTAAGCCGATTGAAGCTTATCAAGTCAACGGGCTATTGCCGCATCGTTTGCGGCAAATCGCCGATCGAATAGGTGCGCGTGTCATTCATATTAGCACCGATTGTGTGTTTTCCGGCAGCCATGGTAGCTATATCGAAGCCGATGAAGTGGATGGAACGTCCATGTATGCTGTTACCAAAGCATTAGGTGAACTTCGTGACGGAACGGCACACGTTACGATTCGAACGTCTATTATTGGTCCGGAAATTCGCAAGCAAGGAATCGGGTTGCTTAACTGGTTTTTGCAACAACAAGGTGTCGTTCAAGGCTATCGACACGTATGGTGGAATGGCGTTACCACTTTGGAGTTAGCTAAAGCGATTCACTATTATGTGAATCGGCCAGTAGGTGGGTTACTGCATCTGGCCCACCCTAAGCCGATCAATAAGCATGACCTGCTTATGCTCATGCAACAAGCTTTTCGTAAAGAAGATGTTACGATTGAGCCATCGAATGAACCTGTGCTGGATCGTACACTCGTGAATACACGGAGTGACGCTGATTACCCGGTTCCTCCTTACCGAACGATGCTGGCTGAGCTGGCGGAGAGGATGCGCCAGCGATGA
- a CDS encoding polysaccharide biosynthesis protein: MFKNSRILVTGGTGSWGYELIRQLLPQHPKEIIVYSRNESSQVEMNRAFEDKRLSFVIGDIRDKEALTTACQDVDYVFHLAALKHVPVCEDQPYEALKTNVIGTQNVIEASIENKVNKVIYISTDKAANPSNFYGMTKAIGEKLIVYANLLRTTTKFVCVRGGNVLGTNGSVVHLFKNQIQSKQQIGITDKKMTRFFLTLEDAISLLFKASTESFGGEIFVLTMPTCRIIDLAEVLIEASGKSDVQIIESGIRPGEKIHEILMSDYESLSTVVYDEQYLVILPTIDVPGLKEKYSQYPAVKFSSFSSEYQIMNKHEIKEMLEQGGFL; encoded by the coding sequence ATGTTTAAAAATTCACGCATTCTCGTGACGGGCGGCACTGGTTCATGGGGGTATGAGTTAATCAGACAATTGCTGCCGCAACACCCGAAAGAAATTATAGTCTACTCGCGCAATGAATCCAGCCAAGTAGAGATGAATCGGGCTTTCGAGGATAAGCGGCTTAGCTTCGTCATTGGCGATATTCGAGACAAAGAGGCTTTGACGACAGCTTGCCAAGACGTGGATTATGTGTTCCATTTGGCTGCCTTGAAGCACGTACCTGTCTGTGAGGATCAGCCATATGAAGCGTTAAAAACGAATGTAATCGGCACCCAAAACGTGATCGAGGCTTCCATTGAGAACAAAGTGAACAAGGTCATTTACATTTCAACGGATAAGGCAGCAAACCCATCGAATTTTTATGGCATGACGAAAGCGATTGGGGAAAAATTAATCGTGTATGCGAACTTGCTCCGTACGACAACGAAGTTTGTGTGTGTACGTGGTGGAAATGTGCTTGGTACGAACGGTAGCGTCGTTCATTTGTTCAAAAATCAAATTCAATCGAAGCAACAAATTGGCATTACGGACAAAAAGATGACGCGCTTCTTCTTAACGCTGGAAGATGCGATTAGCCTGTTGTTCAAAGCTTCCACAGAGAGTTTTGGCGGCGAAATTTTCGTGCTGACGATGCCAACGTGCCGGATTATCGATCTGGCTGAAGTACTGATTGAGGCGTCAGGCAAAAGCGACGTGCAAATTATCGAAAGTGGAATTCGCCCTGGGGAAAAAATTCACGAAATACTGATGAGTGATTATGAAAGCTTATCGACAGTTGTGTATGATGAGCAGTATTTGGTCATTTTACCGACGATTGATGTGCCAGGGCTAAAAGAGAAGTACAGTCAGTATCCGGCCGTTAAATTTTCAAGCTTTAGCTCGGAGTATCAAATTATGAACAAACATGAGATTAAAGAGATGTTGGAGCAGGGAGGCTTCCTGTAA
- the wecB gene encoding non-hydrolyzing UDP-N-acetylglucosamine 2-epimerase, which yields MRIMTILGTRPEIIRLSLIIKKLDQYADRHILVHTGQNFTPTLSDIFFTELELRSPDYLLQDKQQSLGTQMASMFGEIERLCLQERPDKVLLLGDTNSALSAIVVERLGIPVIHMEAGNRCFDLTVPEEKNRRVIDTVSTINMPYTEQSKKNLVREGMPSNRIVLTGNPIREVLLHYKPQIDASSILERLQLETGQYFLVTAHRAENVDNPQHLTSIMHSLNDIAKTYGERVICSLHPRTKSRMSEQLRRSMHPRVEFYEPFGFFDFVRLEQHARCAITDSGTVQEECCIFHIPTVTIRNTTERPETVDCGSNVVSGLKPEHIRDAVKVMTSLPATWECPDGYLDVNVSDIVVKYLLGGKPNV from the coding sequence ATGCGCATCATGACGATTCTCGGCACACGTCCTGAAATCATACGACTAAGCCTCATCATCAAAAAGTTGGACCAGTATGCAGATCGACACATCTTGGTACACACCGGACAAAATTTTACCCCGACGCTCAGTGATATTTTTTTTACAGAACTCGAATTGCGGTCTCCTGATTATTTGCTGCAAGATAAGCAGCAATCATTAGGTACTCAAATGGCGTCCATGTTCGGTGAAATTGAGCGACTGTGCCTCCAAGAGCGGCCAGATAAAGTGCTGCTGTTAGGTGATACGAACAGTGCCCTTAGCGCCATCGTCGTCGAGCGACTTGGCATACCTGTCATTCATATGGAAGCCGGCAACCGCTGTTTCGATTTAACCGTGCCCGAAGAAAAAAATCGTCGTGTTATTGATACGGTTTCTACGATTAATATGCCGTACACGGAGCAGAGCAAAAAAAATCTAGTTCGAGAAGGGATGCCCAGCAATCGCATCGTGCTGACAGGCAATCCAATACGCGAAGTGCTCTTGCATTACAAACCCCAGATTGATGCCAGTTCCATTCTTGAACGACTGCAATTAGAGACAGGGCAATATTTTTTAGTGACTGCACATCGCGCCGAAAACGTCGACAATCCGCAGCATTTGACCTCGATTATGCACAGCTTGAACGATATTGCAAAGACGTATGGCGAACGTGTGATTTGCAGTCTTCATCCTCGAACGAAATCCCGCATGAGTGAGCAGTTAAGGCGCTCCATGCATCCACGCGTCGAATTTTATGAGCCGTTCGGTTTTTTTGATTTTGTGCGGCTGGAACAGCACGCACGCTGCGCGATTACAGACAGTGGCACCGTGCAGGAGGAATGCTGTATTTTTCACATCCCGACGGTCACGATTCGAAATACGACTGAACGACCGGAAACGGTCGACTGTGGCAGCAATGTCGTGTCAGGCTTGAAGCCTGAACATATTAGGGATGCTGTAAAAGTAATGACAAGTTTGCCTGCAACATGGGAATGCCCCGACGGTTACTTAGATGTTAACGTATCGGATATTGTGGTGAAATATTTGCTTGGAGGGAAGCCAAATGTTTAA
- a CDS encoding glycosyltransferase family 4 protein has product MLMFSHLCNKNYITGAEKLLLFVAREMSAHYHCTLVVPEEGQLSILANKSGISCIIQPCSLFYPMVCPTATLHADLEYFRSHSEWEQILQLLQLVRPDVVFTNTSVHALPAVAAKSMGIPTLWQITETIENNEFGACAASLIRLFSDAIIGISETTLQLFIRHSGGGGAQPPLYILPPSWLEEDLEPHTWPEQRHIRRAQLGLLPEHRLVGFVSSSLYAKKGFDHFVPMALQLCEKDPNARFLIVGDPSDTGYVEPLKSQITTSAFADRFHFIYFEPHIQAIYPAMDVVVVPSLVPEGFGLTAMEGLIFGKAAVAYASGGLFEIFSATGNEAYCVETGNVARLTSVVHQLLQQPNRIEMVGARNAEVVRQTFGIDMFRHRLLTVLTSFVNANRALYRAIQNSQSVIYVEDNGRYHPLQHEGQLRERGISTVWRIPDVVFHTLLIGEPLGHVSTLPLLPIARAIRTSRVARRLKKSQARRRGTLLRRSSLRRGKLRRGKRLNKSKRKRVLRNRAGRLRLRAGSRTRKFPTPLAARKQAGATSRVQRRIKPSKRNIRVRRASTGRPRR; this is encoded by the coding sequence ATGCTTATGTTTTCTCATTTATGCAACAAAAACTACATCACCGGAGCTGAAAAACTGTTGTTGTTTGTAGCGCGCGAGATGTCAGCTCATTATCATTGCACACTGGTCGTTCCAGAAGAGGGACAGCTCTCGATACTTGCCAACAAGTCCGGTATTTCGTGTATTATCCAGCCGTGTAGTTTGTTCTACCCTATGGTATGTCCTACTGCCACGCTGCATGCTGACTTGGAATATTTCAGGTCCCATTCCGAGTGGGAGCAAATCTTGCAGTTGTTGCAGCTCGTTCGTCCAGACGTCGTGTTTACGAATACTAGCGTGCATGCTCTGCCAGCTGTTGCTGCGAAATCAATGGGCATTCCAACGTTGTGGCAAATTACGGAGACGATTGAAAATAATGAATTTGGAGCATGTGCGGCCTCACTTATTCGTCTATTTAGTGACGCGATTATTGGCATATCCGAAACGACGCTGCAATTGTTTATCAGGCATAGTGGTGGAGGGGGGGCTCAACCTCCGCTCTACATTTTACCGCCGTCATGGCTTGAAGAGGATCTGGAACCACACACGTGGCCAGAACAGCGACATATCCGTCGTGCGCAGTTGGGCTTGCTTCCCGAGCATCGTCTAGTTGGTTTTGTTTCTTCGTCTTTATATGCCAAAAAAGGGTTTGATCACTTTGTGCCGATGGCTTTACAGCTATGTGAAAAGGACCCCAATGCTCGCTTTCTCATCGTGGGTGACCCCTCGGACACTGGTTATGTTGAACCTCTCAAATCACAGATTACGACCTCTGCTTTTGCTGACCGCTTTCACTTCATCTATTTTGAACCTCATATTCAAGCGATTTACCCAGCAATGGATGTTGTTGTTGTACCTAGTTTAGTGCCTGAAGGTTTTGGATTAACAGCAATGGAAGGACTTATATTCGGAAAAGCGGCTGTTGCTTACGCTTCGGGTGGCTTATTTGAAATTTTCAGCGCGACAGGCAACGAAGCTTACTGCGTCGAGACAGGTAACGTTGCTCGGTTAACATCCGTTGTCCATCAATTGCTGCAACAACCTAATCGCATTGAAATGGTAGGCGCTAGAAATGCGGAGGTGGTACGACAGACGTTCGGTATCGATATGTTCCGCCACCGTTTATTAACGGTGCTTACGAGCTTCGTTAACGCGAATCGCGCATTATATCGTGCGATTCAAAATTCGCAATCTGTCATCTACGTTGAAGATAACGGACGATATCATCCTCTGCAGCACGAAGGACAACTACGAGAGCGCGGTATTAGCACCGTGTGGCGAATACCTGACGTTGTATTTCACACATTGCTTATCGGTGAACCGCTTGGTCATGTCAGCACGCTCCCGCTACTTCCTATAGCACGTGCAATTCGGACTTCACGCGTGGCCCGCCGTTTAAAGAAGAGCCAAGCTAGGCGTCGCGGTACTCTGTTACGTCGAAGCTCGCTGCGCCGAGGCAAACTACGTCGGGGCAAGCGATTGAACAAGTCGAAGCGGAAGCGCGTCCTGCGCAATCGTGCAGGCCGCTTGCGATTACGTGCAGGCTCACGTACACGCAAATTTCCAACACCATTAGCTGCCCGTAAACAGGCAGGTGCAACATCACGAGTACAAAGGCGGATAAAGCCTAGCAAGCGGAACATTCGCGTACGTCGCGCGAGTACTGGACGACCTAGGCGCTAA
- a CDS encoding histidine kinase produces the protein MKETDAYRRKSPEALLKLLDQMRRGRFRILMAVASGAGKTTELVKEGEACIEQGLKVVWGTTPMRGTTPSWPASPQQHRETGGEYTRDQTAMCDAVPMIEWNVEGRTQRDLDVAALLQFGPDVVLVDGLAHRNRQGASNMSRLDDVRELLRQGISVIATMNAYEDERVHDTAKRMTGIESEWTIPGEVLKEADEVRLLDVSAESLMERQHRQHGLGRKMEIGGNKLKGGYLLKRRTSNLPHGRGQHRLSRSQLGHAAERSRLSILRELALRMLAQDVNGSLEEHRQEMGLIGPSGATERILVLTQYGWNGSIHVRRGHQIAKRLNGELHIVTFVAPEQDLTPVEATFRRSLNKLAHKIGATLEEIACHSRRKMAALLANYALERGVTRIVLGHSRQTRWQEWRNGSLINGLLQHIEDTSLFFIADRAIHEGERILPARPPSSRDVPAPFKRWTEEEMERTAVGLRRGRLKVIIGAAPGVGKTYHMLQEGNRLLAQGIDVVVGLLETHGRRETAAQLGKLPVIPRCFIRYSGRQLEEMDTAGIIARKPEVVLVDELAHTNVPTSERAKRYEDVLVLLDAGISVVTTVNVQHIESLNDAVEQLTGVRVRETVPDNVLSGANEIQLIDVTPQTVRDRLRSGLIYAPDKVEQALQHFFRIPNLIGLRELALREVADDVDERLESWERRALLRGPWRREEVIFVCVEPDERAERLVRHGFRIAHRLKAAMHVISLPISRLSADCDKQLTSVQALTERLGGTFSSQQPMSRRDWAANAVELANNRRATQMIVGLPARNGRRATRSRMAQLMRLARHMDVFIVTDWEGHDD, from the coding sequence GTGAAGGAAACCGATGCATATCGTCGTAAGTCGCCAGAGGCATTGCTTAAGCTGCTCGATCAAATGCGACGTGGGCGATTCCGTATACTTATGGCTGTCGCGAGCGGAGCGGGTAAGACGACTGAGTTGGTTAAAGAAGGGGAAGCCTGCATCGAGCAAGGGCTGAAAGTGGTGTGGGGTACTACTCCCATGCGGGGGACCACACCATCGTGGCCTGCATCACCGCAGCAACATCGGGAAACAGGTGGCGAGTACACGCGGGATCAAACCGCTATGTGTGATGCTGTGCCCATGATTGAATGGAACGTCGAGGGGCGCACTCAGCGCGACCTCGACGTTGCTGCGCTGCTGCAATTCGGGCCTGATGTGGTGCTCGTTGACGGATTGGCGCATCGCAATCGCCAAGGAGCGTCCAACATGTCGCGGTTGGACGATGTGCGCGAGTTGCTTCGCCAAGGCATTAGCGTCATTGCTACGATGAACGCTTACGAGGATGAGCGAGTGCATGATACAGCGAAGCGGATGACAGGAATTGAATCGGAATGGACGATTCCAGGTGAAGTGCTCAAGGAGGCAGACGAGGTCCGCCTCCTTGACGTGTCTGCGGAATCGTTAATGGAGCGGCAGCATCGTCAGCATGGGCTCGGACGCAAGATGGAAATTGGGGGCAACAAGCTTAAGGGAGGCTATTTATTAAAACGGCGTACGTCTAATTTGCCACACGGAAGAGGCCAACATCGCCTCTCTCGCTCCCAATTGGGGCACGCAGCCGAGCGCAGCCGACTAAGCATCCTTAGAGAGCTGGCGCTCCGTATGCTAGCCCAAGACGTGAACGGCTCCTTGGAAGAACATCGTCAAGAAATGGGCCTGATTGGCCCTTCCGGCGCTACAGAGCGCATTCTCGTGTTAACACAATATGGCTGGAATGGATCTATTCACGTCCGCCGCGGCCATCAAATTGCCAAACGGTTAAACGGTGAGCTGCATATCGTCACTTTTGTTGCACCTGAGCAAGATCTAACGCCAGTAGAGGCTACGTTTCGCCGTTCCTTGAACAAGCTTGCACACAAAATAGGTGCTACCCTCGAAGAAATTGCATGCCATTCGCGCCGGAAAATGGCCGCGCTGCTGGCGAATTACGCCTTAGAACGAGGCGTTACACGGATCGTGCTTGGCCACTCTAGACAAACGAGGTGGCAGGAATGGCGCAATGGTTCGCTCATTAATGGACTGCTGCAACATATCGAGGATACGAGCTTGTTTTTTATTGCAGATCGTGCCATTCATGAGGGTGAACGCATTTTACCTGCGCGGCCGCCCTCGTCGCGCGACGTACCCGCTCCTTTTAAGCGCTGGACGGAGGAGGAAATGGAGCGGACGGCAGTCGGTTTGCGCCGCGGCAGATTAAAAGTCATTATTGGTGCCGCCCCAGGAGTAGGCAAGACATATCATATGCTGCAAGAAGGCAACCGCCTGCTGGCGCAAGGGATCGACGTTGTAGTCGGTCTATTGGAGACGCATGGTCGACGCGAGACAGCTGCCCAACTCGGCAAGCTGCCTGTTATTCCGCGTTGCTTCATAAGGTATAGTGGACGGCAGTTGGAAGAGATGGACACAGCAGGTATTATTGCGCGCAAACCTGAGGTGGTGCTTGTGGATGAGCTTGCACATACAAATGTGCCGACGAGTGAACGGGCGAAGCGCTATGAAGATGTACTGGTGCTGCTTGATGCGGGCATTTCCGTCGTGACAACGGTGAATGTACAACATATCGAAAGTTTAAATGATGCTGTCGAGCAGCTAACCGGAGTTCGTGTACGTGAAACCGTACCAGACAATGTATTGAGCGGAGCGAATGAAATTCAGCTCATTGACGTGACACCGCAAACGGTACGAGATCGATTGCGGTCAGGGCTTATTTATGCTCCAGATAAAGTTGAACAGGCGCTGCAACACTTTTTTCGCATTCCTAACCTAATTGGGTTGCGTGAATTGGCATTGCGTGAAGTAGCTGACGATGTAGATGAGCGGCTCGAATCGTGGGAACGGAGGGCTTTGCTTAGAGGGCCATGGCGCAGAGAAGAGGTTATCTTCGTCTGCGTGGAACCTGACGAACGTGCCGAACGACTCGTGCGGCACGGATTTCGAATTGCGCATCGCCTAAAGGCGGCTATGCACGTCATTAGCTTGCCCATAAGTCGGCTCAGCGCGGACTGTGACAAGCAACTCACCTCCGTACAAGCGCTAACCGAGCGTCTTGGCGGCACGTTTAGCAGTCAGCAGCCTATGTCCCGCAGAGATTGGGCGGCAAATGCAGTCGAGTTGGCGAACAATCGTCGCGCCACCCAAATGATTGTCGGCCTGCCAGCCCGCAACGGCCGTCGTGCTACACGCTCGCGCATGGCCCAACTTATGCGTCTGGCTCGACATATGGACGTTTTTATTGTTACGGATTGGGAAGGGCATGACGATTGA
- the kdpC gene encoding potassium-transporting ATPase subunit KdpC, translated as MTSQSSTTKASTAGTLGAMIRSIIGLMLLCGIIYPFVMTGVAQVAMPKQANGSLIHDERGQVIGSELIGQTFTSPQYFHGRVSSIEYNAAGSGSPNFAPSNPALKERLDQSVIDWNKANPEVPVSKLPVDLVTNSGSGLDPHISPEAADAQIPRIAKESGIAIEQLKQMVSKHTQSPDLGIFGEPRVNVLLLNLDVKQQLK; from the coding sequence ATGACAAGTCAGTCTAGCACAACTAAAGCAAGTACAGCCGGCACGTTAGGGGCTATGATCCGCTCCATTATTGGACTTATGTTATTGTGCGGCATCATTTATCCGTTTGTGATGACTGGGGTGGCGCAAGTTGCCATGCCGAAGCAAGCGAATGGCAGCCTCATTCATGATGAGCGCGGCCAAGTGATTGGCTCTGAGCTAATCGGGCAAACGTTTACTTCCCCGCAATATTTTCACGGTCGCGTGTCGAGTATCGAATATAACGCGGCTGGCTCTGGATCTCCCAACTTCGCTCCATCCAACCCCGCATTAAAGGAACGTCTGGATCAGTCGGTTATCGATTGGAACAAGGCTAATCCAGAAGTTCCTGTATCAAAGCTTCCGGTCGATCTTGTGACCAACTCGGGCTCGGGCTTGGACCCCCACATTAGCCCGGAAGCTGCTGATGCGCAAATACCACGCATCGCCAAGGAAAGCGGAATTGCTATCGAACAGCTCAAGCAGATGGTGAGCAAGCATACGCAATCGCCGGACTTAGGAATATTCGGCGAGCCGCGCGTTAATGTGCTGCTGCTTAATTTGGATGTGAAGCAGCAGTTGAAATAG